From Apium graveolens cultivar Ventura chromosome 9, ASM990537v1, whole genome shotgun sequence, the proteins below share one genomic window:
- the LOC141685635 gene encoding uncharacterized protein LOC141685635: MTFGDFNIEGDKFPHDDHLVITPIIGNNTVNRVLVDNGVSVDILLHDIFIRLSYNDSQLTPTDMSIYGFAGVEFPVEGIIKLSMTIGQKPRQATQMLDFVVVKAGSTCNAIMGRTGIHAFKAAPSSYLFLQKLRG; the protein is encoded by the coding sequence atgacaTTTGGTGATTTTAATATAGAGGGTGacaaatttcctcatgacgatcATCTGGttataacaccgataatagggaacaacaCGGTGAATAGAGTCCTTGTCGACAATGGTGTCTCGGTGGACATCTTACTTCATGATATCTTTATAAGGTTGAGTTACAATGACtctcaattaaccccaactgaCATGTCAATATATGGTTTTGCTGGAGTTGAGttccccgtggaagggataattaagttgtcGATGACCATAGGGCAGaaaccaagacaagcaacacagatgttagaCTTTGTAGTGGTAAAAGCTGGATCAACTTGcaatgcaatcatgggaagaacgggaatacatgctttcaaggcagCCCCCTCTTCTTACCTTTTTTTGCAAAAATTAAGGggataa
- the LOC141684173 gene encoding nuclear pore complex protein NUP58 → MSFSFTPPQQQQQTPSLFQQPQQQQSPFQQPSPFNFQPQQQQQQQFQQNQLFLFTNDKAPASYGTKWTDLHPDSQKFLLQIEERILEYRDESQRLDQCSRLYDSSVSNDVFELDASVVVQELGGISTAMERQKAVIQELMVVVKDMLRNTEVAVRSFMMLRPRFIHSSGGAISNATSSSQYTGAMTSSASGQPAGAPMMPVYDFYSGLPKKPSPFLQQTIATFEKYIGESRQWIEELEELLRLDSEKNSLNSSSSLLLSLPKVMSNVHDFFVHVAAKVESIHQYMESMKAAYLADQRRRGHIIDPFLEADRRETAKQEAAARRVHPTQHLPANPQPSTQVAGLFASTAAPGTSATPQTAAGFSSAPSGSGSTLFSTPAASTPSSSLFSTPATSAPVSSLFGSTASPQTSLFGSLSTSTPSFTNTAPLFGSTPAAGVSSFATPFATGPATGSGASFNTTSKSRAKSRTGGRR, encoded by the exons ATGTCATTCTCCTTCACTCCTCCACAGCAACAACAACAAACACCATCCCTCTTtcaacaaccacaacaacaacaatcccCTTTTCAACAACCCTCTCCGTTCAATTTTCAAccgcaacagcaacaacaacagcaatttCAACAAAATCAACTCTTTTTGTTTACTAACGATAAGGCTCCGGCTAGTTACGGCACTAAATGGACTGACCTTCATCCTGATTCTCAGAAATTCCTCCTTCAAATTGA GGAGCGAATCTTGGAGTACAGAGATGAGAGTCAACGGTTGGACCAGTGTAGTAGGCTTTATGATTCTTCGGTTTCCAATGACGTGTTTGAGCTTGATGCTAGTGTTGTTGTTCAG GAACTTGGTGGAATTAGTACAGCAATGGAACGACAAAAAGCTGTTATACAAGAGCTAATGGTTGTTGTGAAAGATATGTTACGCAACACAGAGGTTGCTGTTCGTTCGTTTATGATGTTACGTCCTCGGTTTATTCACTCCAGTGGAGGTGCTATCTCAAATGCCACATCGTCATCTCAGTATACAGGAGCAATGACTTCAAGTGCAAGTGGTCAACCAGCAGGGGCACCAATGATGCCTGTTTACGATTTTTATAGTGGACTCCCCAAGAAACCATCTCCATTCCTGCAGCAAACCATTGCAACATTTGAGAAGTATATTGGAGAGTCTCGCCAGTGGATTGAAGAGTTAGAAGAGTTACTACGTTTAGATTCTGAGAAGAACTCTCTGAACTCTAGTTCCTCATTATTGCTATCACTTCCCAAAGTCATGTCAAACGTCCATGACTTTTTTGTACATGTAGCGGCCAAG GTTGAAAGCATACATCAATACATGGAGTCCATGAAAGCTGCATATCTTGCTGACCAGCGGCGGCGGGGTCATATAATTGATCCGTTCCTTGAGGCTGATAGAAGGGAGACTGCCAAACAAGAAGCTGCTGCTCGCAGGGTTCACCCTACGCAGCATTTGCCAGCAAATCCACAACCATCGACTCAGGTTGCTGGTTTGTTTGCAAGCACAGCTGCTCCTGGAACATCTGCTACACCTCAAACAGCTGCTGGCTTTTCTTCTGCACCATCTGGGAGCGGGTCCACACTTTTTAGTACACCAGCTGCCTCCACACCATCATCTTCTCTGTTCTCAACTCCTGCCACATCTGCTCCTGTGTCCTCCTTGTTTGGATCAACTGCTTCACCTCAAACATCACTTTTTGGCTCCTTGTCTACTTCAACACCTTCCTTTACTAATACAGCTCCACTATTTGGCTCAACTCCTGCTGCTGGAGTGTCTTCTTTTGCAACACCATTTGCTACAG GACCTGCGACAGGATCAGGGGCAAGTTTTAACACTACATCT AAATCAAGAGCTAAAAGTCGCACTGGGGGCCGACGCTAG